From Lujinxingia litoralis, one genomic window encodes:
- a CDS encoding phosphopantetheine-binding protein, whose translation MSKDDIIAIILKHLEDNLDDIDISTVSPETSMRDYGANSLDMIEVVSATMRELKIRVPRSDLAEIETIDQLAAKFLEHVE comes from the coding sequence ATGAGCAAAGACGACATTATCGCGATCATTCTCAAGCACCTTGAAGATAACCTGGACGACATCGACATCTCGACGGTGTCGCCGGAGACGTCGATGCGGGACTACGGCGCCAACAGCCTGGATATGATTGAAGTGGTGAGCGCGACGATGCGCGAGCTGAAGATTCGGGTGCCCCGCTCGGACCTGGCGGAGATCGAGACGATCGACCAGCTGGCGGCGAAGTTTCTGGAACATGTGGAGTGA
- a CDS encoding SDR family oxidoreductase — MISIDLSGKVALITGGTKGIGLGSALKLGEAGARCVLTYRWGSADEAELFERFEAVGAPRPLLVGADVANDEDIEALMDAIGESHEGVDFFVSNVAFAARTPTLASYKKRSLFKSLEYSTWPLVSHVEAIHKRFGRYPAYVLGISSDGADRSYPGYDFVAASKSVLEVFARYMGSHLREEGTRVNVLRFGMVATESFEAMFGEEFWTFLEGEGIKRSDLLSPEECGEAVLAMCSGLFDAMQSQVITLDRAMAFEDNMMRRFERWKVAKTSA, encoded by the coding sequence GTGATTTCGATCGATCTGAGCGGCAAGGTGGCCCTGATTACCGGTGGCACCAAGGGGATTGGCCTGGGAAGCGCGCTGAAACTCGGAGAAGCGGGCGCCCGGTGTGTGCTCACCTACCGCTGGGGTTCGGCCGATGAGGCCGAGCTCTTTGAGCGCTTTGAGGCCGTGGGTGCTCCGCGCCCCCTGTTGGTGGGGGCAGACGTGGCCAATGACGAGGACATCGAGGCGCTGATGGACGCCATTGGCGAGTCTCACGAAGGGGTGGATTTCTTCGTGAGCAACGTGGCCTTTGCGGCGCGAACGCCCACGCTGGCGAGCTACAAGAAGCGCTCGCTCTTTAAGAGCCTGGAGTACAGCACCTGGCCGCTGGTGAGTCATGTGGAGGCGATTCATAAGCGCTTTGGTCGCTATCCGGCCTATGTGTTGGGCATCTCCAGCGACGGAGCCGATCGCTCTTACCCGGGGTATGACTTTGTGGCGGCGTCCAAGAGCGTGCTCGAGGTGTTTGCGCGCTATATGGGGTCGCATCTGCGGGAGGAGGGCACTCGGGTCAACGTGCTGCGCTTTGGTATGGTCGCGACCGAGAGCTTTGAGGCGATGTTCGGCGAGGAGTTCTGGACCTTTTTGGAAGGGGAGGGCATTAAGCGCTCGGATCTGCTGAGCCCTGAGGAGTGCGGGGAGGCGGTGCTGGCGATGTGCAGCGGACTTTTTGACGCGATGCAGAGCCAGGTCATCACCCTGGATCGAGCCATGGCCTTTGAAGACAACATGATGCGGCGCTTTGAGCGCTGGAAGGTCGCGAAGACCTCAGCGTAA
- the fabG gene encoding 3-oxoacyl-ACP reductase FabG, which yields MHSPQRVLITGGTRGLGLAMARRMAREGWSLALTYRANDEAADNAVAELEALEGGGCIKALKLDVRESAQVEDALYEVIDALNGLDVVVNNAGVMRNQALAMMSDEAWQEVLDTNLSGPFYVARAALMHFMGQRYGRIVNVSSIAQEGASGQANYAASKAGLVALTKSLAKEYGPRGITANVVVPGLIATEMTRELDARVQAHWQEHCPVGRVGSAEEVAEAVWFLSQRSSGFINGATLHVSGGLDVAP from the coding sequence ATGCATTCCCCCCAACGTGTGTTGATCACCGGAGGTACCCGGGGATTGGGCCTGGCCATGGCCCGGCGTATGGCCCGCGAGGGCTGGTCGCTGGCGCTGACCTACCGGGCGAACGATGAGGCTGCCGACAACGCGGTGGCCGAGCTCGAAGCGCTGGAAGGCGGCGGGTGTATCAAGGCGCTGAAGCTCGATGTTCGCGAGAGTGCTCAGGTTGAAGACGCGCTCTATGAGGTGATCGACGCGCTCAACGGCCTGGATGTGGTGGTGAACAACGCCGGGGTGATGCGCAATCAGGCGCTGGCGATGATGAGCGATGAGGCCTGGCAGGAGGTGCTTGATACCAACCTGAGCGGGCCCTTTTATGTTGCACGTGCGGCGTTGATGCACTTTATGGGGCAGCGCTACGGTCGCATCGTCAATGTCTCCTCGATCGCTCAGGAGGGCGCCAGCGGTCAGGCCAATTACGCAGCGAGCAAAGCGGGACTTGTCGCCTTGACCAAAAGCCTGGCGAAGGAGTACGGCCCCCGCGGCATCACGGCCAACGTGGTGGTGCCCGGGCTGATCGCGACGGAAATGACCCGGGAGCTGGATGCGCGGGTTCAGGCGCACTGGCAGGAGCATTGTCCGGTGGGCCGGGTGGGCAGCGCCGAGGAGGTTGCCGAGGCCGTGTGGTTTTTGAGCCAGCGGAGTTCGGGTTTTATCAATGGCGCGACGCTGCATGTCAGTGGCGGGCTCGACGTGGCCCCCTGA
- a CDS encoding beta-ketoacyl synthase N-terminal-like domain-containing protein: protein MSKQDRSNTLVDTLRERVASQGDKIAYIFLEDGEREGGRLSFADLDRRARAIGAHLQETMAPGERALILYPPSLDYIAAFFGCLYAGVIAVPAYPPDPTRLQRTLPRLQAIVDDARATVALTTEPIAQMAEFLAMESPGLATLRWVATDVIDDELAARWQPPTIDAETLAFLQYTSGSTGNPKGVMLDHRTLLKNEALIEIGYQAAADDVIVSWLPLYHDMGLIGGVILPVYKGCTSVVMSPLDFLKKPQRWLEAFSKYRGTLSAAPNFAFDLCVRRVSEEVLQGLDLSCWEVACNGAEPVRMSTVERFADYFAPAGFQRAAFSPSYGLAEVGLLVSTPERMVEPVEVEIEGVMWPSCGQPVGDFEVKIVNPDTLQACEDGQVGEIWLAGGSVARGYWERPEVNQEVFGARLRGEEQAYLRTGDLGALKDGELVVTGRLKDLVVIRGVNHYPQDLEATVEGVDPGLRAGCGAAFALSTEGEERLVVVHEIDKGAVDRADEIIASVRRALVKGHEVNPFDVVLIKARTIEKTSSGKIQRRATRNAYEHGTLDVIASAQRGAEVGDAGSGSATPSDRAVEALKPAKPVGDVALWLRDRVAQEAGVAPAAVSLRAPFANYGLGSAEAVGLVGELEERFGVTLSATTLYDFPTIAELARHVEGAGEGPPAPAGEASETRGARREADALEGAVAIVGMACRFPKAEGVEAFWQMLHGGECGISEVPGWRWRKEDYLESSAPGYDVMVSARGGFVEGLDHFDASFFGISPREARAMDPQQRLVMEVAWHALEDAGLSAERLARSRTGVFIGQSGSDFARLYQGAAVRAGTGLSASITANRLSYAWDLRGPSQVVDTACSSSLVALDQAVLNLRAGRCDQAVVGGVNAILDPQVSVAFSQAGMLSPEGLCKTFDEGANGYVRGEGCGVVVVKRLEDALAAGDRIWAVVRGTAVNQDGQTNGLTAPNGRSQQAVIEEAWADAGLERGAVDYVEAHGTGTELGDAIEAQSLQKVFGVGRAEEASKVALGSVKTNVGHLEAAAGMAGLIKVALMLSQKTLVPHLNFERPSAASELVGSALEVVDSARSWEGQHGQALRAGLSGFGFGGTNAHVVLESAPEQARRGAVAQPGLRVYERKRFWPKEGQMLHRGVDSCGPKGGE, encoded by the coding sequence GTGTCAAAGCAGGACCGTTCCAACACTCTGGTCGACACGTTGCGTGAGCGCGTGGCGTCGCAGGGCGATAAGATCGCCTATATTTTTCTGGAAGATGGGGAGCGCGAAGGTGGGCGGCTGAGTTTTGCCGACCTGGACCGGCGCGCGCGCGCCATTGGGGCGCATTTGCAGGAGACGATGGCGCCCGGGGAGCGCGCGTTGATCCTGTATCCGCCCTCGCTGGATTATATCGCGGCCTTCTTTGGCTGCCTCTACGCCGGAGTGATCGCGGTGCCGGCGTATCCGCCGGATCCCACGCGCCTGCAACGCACGCTGCCCCGACTTCAGGCGATCGTCGACGACGCGCGGGCGACCGTCGCGTTGACCACGGAACCGATTGCCCAGATGGCCGAGTTTCTCGCGATGGAATCGCCCGGGCTCGCGACGCTGCGCTGGGTGGCCACCGACGTGATCGACGACGAGTTGGCGGCCCGCTGGCAGCCGCCGACCATCGATGCCGAGACCCTGGCCTTTTTGCAGTACACCTCCGGGTCGACGGGCAACCCCAAGGGGGTGATGCTCGACCACCGCACCCTGCTTAAGAACGAAGCGCTCATTGAGATCGGGTATCAGGCGGCGGCCGATGATGTGATCGTGAGCTGGCTGCCGCTCTATCACGACATGGGCTTGATCGGGGGTGTGATCCTGCCGGTCTATAAAGGCTGCACCAGTGTGGTGATGTCGCCGCTGGACTTTCTCAAAAAGCCCCAGCGCTGGCTGGAGGCCTTCTCGAAGTACCGGGGCACGCTGTCAGCGGCGCCGAACTTTGCCTTTGATCTCTGCGTGCGTCGGGTCTCTGAGGAGGTGCTCCAGGGGCTGGATCTCTCGTGCTGGGAGGTGGCGTGCAACGGCGCGGAACCGGTGCGCATGAGCACGGTCGAGCGCTTTGCCGACTACTTCGCTCCGGCGGGCTTCCAGCGCGCTGCCTTTTCGCCCTCGTACGGTCTGGCCGAGGTCGGGCTGCTGGTGTCTACGCCGGAGCGGATGGTCGAGCCGGTGGAGGTGGAGATCGAGGGGGTGATGTGGCCGAGCTGCGGTCAGCCGGTGGGCGACTTCGAAGTGAAGATCGTCAACCCCGACACCCTCCAAGCCTGCGAGGATGGTCAGGTCGGCGAAATCTGGCTCGCCGGCGGTAGCGTTGCCCGCGGGTATTGGGAGCGGCCGGAGGTGAATCAGGAGGTGTTTGGGGCGCGTCTTCGGGGTGAGGAGCAGGCGTACCTGCGTACCGGTGACCTGGGCGCGCTGAAAGACGGGGAGCTGGTGGTAACCGGCCGTCTAAAAGACCTGGTGGTGATCCGTGGGGTGAACCATTACCCCCAGGATCTGGAGGCGACCGTCGAAGGTGTGGATCCGGGGCTGCGTGCCGGTTGTGGCGCGGCCTTTGCGCTGAGCACCGAGGGTGAAGAACGCCTGGTGGTCGTGCACGAGATTGATAAGGGGGCCGTCGATCGTGCCGATGAGATCATCGCGTCGGTGCGTCGGGCGCTGGTGAAGGGGCATGAGGTAAACCCCTTTGATGTGGTGCTGATCAAAGCCCGCACGATCGAGAAGACGTCCAGTGGCAAGATCCAGCGCCGGGCCACTCGTAACGCGTATGAGCACGGTACGCTGGACGTCATCGCCAGCGCTCAACGGGGCGCGGAGGTTGGCGATGCAGGCAGCGGCTCGGCGACGCCGAGCGATCGCGCAGTCGAGGCGCTGAAGCCGGCGAAACCCGTGGGTGATGTGGCGTTGTGGTTGCGGGATCGCGTGGCTCAGGAGGCCGGTGTGGCTCCTGCGGCGGTGAGCCTGCGCGCGCCCTTTGCCAACTACGGGCTCGGCTCGGCCGAGGCCGTGGGACTGGTCGGTGAGTTGGAGGAGCGCTTTGGTGTGACCCTCTCGGCGACCACGCTTTATGATTTTCCGACGATTGCCGAGCTGGCTCGTCATGTGGAAGGGGCGGGTGAGGGGCCTCCTGCGCCCGCGGGCGAAGCGTCTGAGACGCGTGGCGCGCGCCGGGAGGCAGATGCGTTGGAAGGGGCGGTGGCGATTGTGGGGATGGCCTGTCGCTTCCCGAAGGCCGAGGGTGTGGAGGCCTTCTGGCAGATGCTGCACGGTGGTGAGTGCGGAATCAGCGAGGTGCCCGGCTGGCGATGGCGCAAAGAGGACTATCTGGAGTCGAGCGCGCCGGGATACGACGTGATGGTCAGTGCCCGGGGCGGGTTTGTTGAGGGCCTTGACCACTTTGACGCGTCTTTCTTCGGGATTTCGCCGCGGGAGGCCCGGGCGATGGACCCACAGCAGCGGCTGGTGATGGAGGTGGCCTGGCATGCGCTCGAAGATGCGGGGCTCAGCGCCGAGCGCCTGGCGAGAAGTCGCACCGGGGTGTTTATCGGGCAGAGCGGCAGCGATTTTGCGCGCCTCTATCAGGGGGCGGCGGTGCGTGCCGGCACCGGTCTGTCGGCCAGCATCACGGCCAATCGCCTCTCCTACGCCTGGGATTTGCGGGGGCCGAGTCAGGTGGTCGATACGGCCTGCTCCTCGAGTCTGGTGGCGCTGGACCAGGCGGTCTTGAACCTGCGGGCGGGCCGTTGCGATCAGGCAGTGGTGGGCGGGGTCAATGCGATCCTGGACCCGCAGGTGTCGGTGGCCTTCTCGCAGGCCGGGATGCTCTCTCCGGAGGGGCTCTGCAAGACCTTTGACGAAGGGGCCAACGGATATGTGCGTGGGGAAGGGTGCGGGGTGGTTGTGGTCAAGCGTCTTGAAGACGCGTTGGCCGCTGGCGATCGCATCTGGGCGGTGGTTCGGGGCACGGCGGTCAATCAAGACGGTCAGACCAACGGACTGACCGCGCCTAACGGACGCTCGCAACAGGCGGTGATCGAAGAGGCCTGGGCGGACGCCGGTCTGGAACGCGGCGCGGTCGATTACGTGGAGGCTCACGGGACCGGCACGGAGCTGGGTGATGCGATCGAGGCGCAGAGCCTGCAGAAGGTCTTCGGGGTCGGACGGGCGGAAGAGGCGTCGAAGGTGGCGCTGGGCTCGGTGAAGACCAACGTGGGGCATCTGGAGGCCGCCGCGGGCATGGCCGGGTTGATCAAGGTGGCGCTGATGCTCTCTCAGAAGACGCTGGTGCCGCATCTGAACTTTGAGCGTCCGAGCGCGGCCAGTGAATTGGTCGGCAGTGCGCTGGAAGTGGTCGACTCCGCCCGGAGCTGGGAAGGGCAGCATGGGCAGGCGTTGCGCGCCGGGCTCAGTGGCTTTGGGTTTGGCGGGACGAACGCCCATGTGGTGCTGGAGTCGGCGCCGGAGCAGGCCCGTCGCGGCGCGGTGGCACAGCCCGGGCTTCGCGTGTATGAGCGCAAGCGCTTCTGGCCGAAGGAAGGTCAGATGCTTCATCGCGGCGTGGATTCGTGTGGCCCTAAAGGAGGTGAGTGA
- a CDS encoding TrmH family RNA methyltransferase yields MTSQEILDLLAPHISERRRERIDQVVTTRCKSIVPVLDGIFDTGNIAAVLRTAEGLGALNAHIIDTQPVKKVSARVTQGADKWLDLTTWKDPTACVTHLQSQGFQVVATHLEAAVPLETIDFTRPTALVLGNERDGVCEEVAAAADHRCIIPMRGFVQSFNISVAGALSMYEATRQRQDKLGKVGDLSAREMQILKAVYYLRAVNQGERLVTRLLGLQA; encoded by the coding sequence ATGACGTCGCAGGAGATCCTCGATCTGCTCGCTCCGCATATCTCGGAGCGACGCCGCGAGCGCATCGATCAGGTGGTGACGACTCGCTGCAAGTCGATCGTACCAGTGCTCGACGGTATTTTTGATACCGGCAATATCGCCGCGGTTCTGCGTACCGCGGAGGGCCTCGGGGCGCTGAACGCGCATATCATCGACACCCAGCCGGTAAAGAAGGTCTCTGCTCGGGTGACCCAGGGGGCCGATAAGTGGCTGGATCTGACGACCTGGAAAGATCCAACGGCCTGCGTCACGCACCTTCAGTCGCAGGGGTTTCAGGTGGTGGCCACGCATCTGGAGGCGGCAGTGCCGCTGGAGACCATCGATTTTACCCGGCCCACGGCGCTGGTGCTGGGCAATGAACGTGACGGTGTCTGCGAGGAGGTCGCCGCAGCGGCCGATCACCGCTGCATCATTCCGATGCGGGGCTTTGTACAGAGCTTCAACATCTCGGTGGCTGGTGCGCTCTCCATGTACGAGGCGACACGCCAGCGTCAGGATAAGCTGGGCAAGGTCGGTGATCTGAGCGCCCGTGAGATGCAGATCTTGAAGGCCGTCTACTACCTGCGAGCTGTCAACCAGGGCGAGCGTCTGGTGACCCGTCTGTTGGGCCTTCAGGCGTGA
- the rplU gene encoding 50S ribosomal protein L21, producing MHAVIRTGGKQYRVKPGDEFNIEKIADAEKGGTITFDQVLAVGEGDDITLGAPLVEGATVVADVVVGHGRARKVIVFKKKRRKGYRVKRGHRQPFTRIKIKEVNAG from the coding sequence ATGCACGCTGTGATCCGTACGGGCGGTAAGCAGTACCGCGTCAAGCCGGGCGACGAGTTCAACATCGAGAAAATTGCCGACGCCGAAAAGGGCGGCACCATCACCTTCGACCAGGTTCTGGCCGTGGGCGAAGGTGACGACATCACCCTGGGTGCCCCGCTGGTCGAAGGCGCCACCGTGGTGGCCGACGTCGTTGTGGGCCACGGGCGTGCCCGCAAGGTCATCGTCTTCAAGAAGAAGCGTCGCAAGGGCTACCGCGTCAAGCGCGGCCATCGTCAGCCCTTTACTCGCATCAAGATCAAAGAAGTTAACGCCGGCTAA
- the rpmA gene encoding 50S ribosomal protein L27, translating into MAHKKGQGSSRNGRDSNAQRRGVKKFGGEQVVAGNIIVRQLGTKFHPGRNVGLGRDYTLFATTDGVVKFETRAGKRKFVSVYPIDEAAAE; encoded by the coding sequence ATGGCTCATAAAAAAGGTCAAGGTAGTTCGCGTAACGGTCGCGACTCCAACGCGCAACGCCGTGGTGTTAAGAAGTTCGGTGGTGAGCAGGTCGTCGCCGGCAACATCATCGTGCGCCAGCTGGGCACCAAGTTTCACCCGGGGCGTAACGTCGGTCTGGGCCGCGATTACACCCTCTTCGCCACCACCGACGGTGTGGTGAAGTTCGAGACCCGCGCCGGCAAGCGTAAGTTTGTCTCGGTGTACCCCATCGACGAAGCGGCCGCCGAATAA
- the obgE gene encoding GTPase ObgE, translated as MFVDEAKVEVKAGRGGDGALAFRREKYVPRGGPTGGDGGRGGSVIVRATHNANTLADYRHRRMVRSEDGRPGGGDNKTGRNGEDAIIDVPVGTLIHDAGTGELLADLMRDGQEVVVARGGDGGQGNARFATSTNRAPRRHTPGFPGEERMLRLELKLIADVGLVGFPSVGKSTIISMISSARPKIADYPFTTIVPNLGVVKWKNLREFVVADIPGLIEGAHSGQGLGIQFLRHVERTNLLVHVLEVTPQLEGQPDGRDPIGDYEVIVRELEKFNPELLNRPQMVVLNKIDLPYVAEREEELRAHFEDTLGLPFIAISAAAALHLDELKDRLGEAIAQGGFGEELEDWEK; from the coding sequence ATGTTCGTCGATGAAGCAAAGGTCGAGGTCAAGGCCGGGCGCGGGGGCGATGGCGCCCTGGCATTTCGCCGCGAGAAATATGTGCCGCGCGGCGGCCCCACCGGGGGCGATGGCGGCCGTGGTGGCTCGGTGATCGTGCGCGCAACCCACAACGCCAACACCCTGGCCGACTACCGCCACCGCCGCATGGTGCGCTCCGAGGATGGTCGCCCCGGAGGCGGCGACAACAAGACCGGGCGCAATGGCGAGGACGCCATCATTGACGTGCCCGTCGGCACGTTGATCCACGACGCCGGCACCGGTGAACTCCTGGCCGACCTGATGCGCGATGGCCAGGAAGTGGTGGTGGCCCGGGGGGGAGACGGCGGCCAGGGCAACGCCCGCTTTGCCACCTCCACCAACCGCGCGCCGCGTCGCCACACCCCCGGCTTCCCCGGGGAGGAGCGCATGCTTCGCCTGGAGCTCAAGCTCATCGCCGACGTGGGACTGGTGGGCTTTCCCTCGGTGGGCAAGTCCACGATCATCTCGATGATCTCCTCGGCGCGACCCAAGATCGCCGACTACCCCTTCACCACCATCGTCCCCAACCTGGGCGTGGTGAAGTGGAAGAACCTACGCGAGTTTGTGGTTGCGGATATCCCCGGCCTTATCGAAGGCGCCCACAGCGGCCAGGGTCTGGGCATTCAGTTTTTGCGCCACGTCGAGCGTACCAACCTCCTGGTGCACGTGCTTGAGGTCACGCCGCAGCTCGAAGGGCAGCCCGACGGGCGCGACCCCATCGGCGACTACGAGGTGATCGTGCGCGAGCTGGAGAAGTTCAACCCTGAGCTCTTGAACCGCCCGCAGATGGTGGTGCTCAACAAGATCGATCTGCCATACGTCGCCGAACGTGAAGAAGAGCTACGCGCCCACTTTGAAGACACGCTGGGCCTGCCCTTTATCGCGATCTCGGCCGCCGCAGCCCTTCACCTCGATGAGCTAAAAGACCGCCTTGGCGAGGCGATCGCCCAGGGCGGGTTCGGCGAAGAACTGGAGGACTGGGAGAAATGA
- a CDS encoding c-type cytochrome domain-containing protein encodes MIATPARTAAPIRALALPLIAIASLALMTGCPPEPVDDEPDTDLIEDAGPDVDQEDADAQPDADTDVGEDFDPDFVQIAEIVRTTCAVATCHGSSPGDTDLLFGASESNLSYARIAEVFAEYESTTGAKLIVPGDAQASYLVTVITSDDIDIVMPSPPLPPLTEEQVDLITTWINDGANYQ; translated from the coding sequence ATGATCGCAACGCCCGCTCGCACCGCCGCGCCCATCCGAGCGCTCGCCCTCCCCCTGATCGCCATCGCATCACTGGCTCTGATGACCGGTTGCCCACCAGAGCCCGTGGATGACGAGCCCGACACCGACCTTATTGAAGACGCCGGTCCCGACGTCGACCAGGAAGATGCCGACGCCCAACCGGATGCCGATACCGATGTCGGCGAGGACTTCGATCCCGACTTTGTTCAGATCGCCGAAATCGTCCGTACCACCTGCGCCGTCGCCACCTGCCACGGCTCCAGCCCGGGCGACACCGACCTGCTCTTTGGCGCCAGCGAATCAAACTTGAGCTATGCGCGCATCGCCGAGGTCTTCGCCGAGTATGAGTCAACCACCGGCGCGAAGTTGATCGTGCCCGGCGACGCTCAGGCCAGCTACCTGGTCACCGTGATCACCAGCGACGACATCGACATTGTGATGCCCTCGCCGCCCCTGCCGCCGCTGACCGAAGAACAGGTCGATCTCATCACGACCTGGATCAACGACGGGGCGAACTACCAATGA
- a CDS encoding sialidase family protein, which translates to MSLAIGLCATLSVGTLGGCTTEQTRVPLSEVSAPEGGAVATVLRLGEGDDAQMVAVGTRSLFVRGAQEPGWSEFQGRWPSRLQGAGQALFDGVWAGRARGQFQASNYIASVDDLIWLVAVPSANQHTRLLYSRDKGRSWLNAPLPSGLLEELRVARADTAPRLRLLSPDDGNLYLTQGKSLWRWAPESPGDISARGWQRISLAGVELKGEERARGQHLPATLRNYLPATEDRSYELLTVLRDRLLVYRRVADADEWMLISSVAAIDRALATSPDQEVIYLLDRARLYRNIGLNELWEPVEVVRHSLEPEGNSTLLMVPAADDARAGAYTLLIGGDSGTIWRSGDGGVSWAEAKPRDPDGRSITGLAQGLEPGEVWASSDGQGVWRSLDEGKSWVSLNQGLKGASIYAVEFDARGQLLLGTDAGLFRSLPGFESESWQQIHDRATSAILVNESSDQLISGTFGGSVLMHDLNGQVRSSEAAPLGQANDVNFRPVHLEGVALPRAAILALAARPGGQQLYAWSHQHGPLLSNDGGESWRSARLGQAFRSALEGSVISEVVPEQEGRIFLVSRPLGPNRPTQLWRSSDGGETWQSSYSYMENEQESPLRLARLPWREVTELVMTHGGRVALSRDHAQSWTTIPGPWSAGEITGVGFDREEMLLVTDLPHASELIRVRRPDEAGATVVRHPLVWPPQASLRADRPVDMHVRQRRLVLNESGRVYVGEVPRRRTNLPESMGVLVTVTLVILLTSLSFAFLKTRRYR; encoded by the coding sequence GTGTCGTTGGCGATAGGTCTCTGTGCCACGCTCTCCGTCGGTACGCTGGGAGGTTGCACCACCGAACAAACCCGTGTGCCTCTGTCTGAGGTCAGCGCGCCCGAGGGGGGCGCGGTCGCTACGGTACTGCGGCTGGGAGAAGGGGACGACGCGCAGATGGTGGCGGTGGGCACGCGTTCGCTCTTTGTGCGTGGAGCTCAGGAGCCCGGCTGGAGCGAGTTTCAGGGGCGCTGGCCTTCACGTCTTCAGGGCGCCGGTCAGGCACTTTTTGATGGGGTCTGGGCCGGGCGCGCGCGTGGGCAGTTTCAGGCCAGCAATTACATCGCGTCGGTCGACGACCTGATCTGGTTGGTCGCGGTGCCTTCGGCGAATCAACACACGCGTCTGCTGTACAGCCGGGACAAGGGGCGCAGCTGGCTCAATGCTCCGCTGCCTTCCGGGCTCCTGGAAGAGCTTCGCGTGGCTCGGGCGGACACGGCGCCCCGGCTGCGCCTGCTTAGCCCGGATGATGGCAACCTTTATCTGACCCAGGGCAAAAGTCTGTGGCGGTGGGCACCGGAGAGCCCCGGTGACATCAGCGCTCGGGGATGGCAACGCATCAGTCTGGCCGGCGTCGAACTCAAAGGGGAAGAGCGTGCGCGCGGGCAACACCTGCCTGCGACGCTTCGCAACTACCTGCCGGCGACCGAGGATCGCTCTTACGAGCTGTTGACCGTGTTGCGTGATCGTTTGCTCGTGTATCGACGAGTGGCCGACGCCGACGAATGGATGCTTATCAGCAGCGTCGCGGCGATCGATCGTGCGCTGGCGACCTCGCCGGATCAGGAGGTGATCTACCTGCTGGATCGCGCGCGTCTCTACCGCAACATCGGACTCAACGAGCTCTGGGAGCCGGTCGAGGTGGTGCGCCACTCCCTGGAACCCGAAGGCAACAGCACGCTCTTGATGGTGCCGGCTGCCGATGATGCACGTGCGGGGGCCTACACGCTGCTGATCGGCGGTGATAGCGGCACTATCTGGCGAAGTGGTGATGGTGGAGTGAGTTGGGCGGAGGCCAAGCCCCGCGATCCCGATGGACGCAGTATCACCGGTCTGGCTCAGGGACTGGAGCCCGGGGAGGTGTGGGCGTCGAGTGATGGTCAGGGGGTGTGGCGCTCGCTGGACGAAGGTAAGAGTTGGGTCAGCCTGAATCAGGGGCTCAAGGGCGCTAGCATTTACGCGGTGGAGTTTGACGCTCGCGGGCAGCTGCTGCTTGGCACCGATGCCGGGCTCTTTCGGAGCCTTCCCGGGTTCGAGAGCGAGAGCTGGCAGCAGATTCATGATCGGGCGACCAGTGCGATTCTGGTCAATGAGAGCAGCGATCAGCTGATCAGCGGCACCTTTGGTGGAAGCGTGCTGATGCACGATCTCAACGGACAGGTCCGAAGTTCAGAGGCCGCGCCGCTGGGACAGGCCAATGACGTGAACTTTCGTCCGGTGCATCTCGAAGGCGTGGCGCTACCCCGGGCGGCGATTCTGGCTTTGGCCGCGCGTCCGGGCGGTCAGCAGTTGTACGCCTGGTCGCATCAGCATGGCCCGCTGCTCTCCAATGACGGAGGGGAGTCCTGGCGGAGCGCACGTCTGGGGCAGGCGTTTCGCAGCGCGCTGGAAGGATCGGTGATCTCGGAGGTCGTTCCCGAGCAGGAAGGGCGCATCTTTTTGGTCTCCCGTCCGCTGGGGCCGAACCGCCCTACACAGCTGTGGCGCTCCAGCGACGGTGGCGAGACCTGGCAGTCGTCGTACTCGTATATGGAGAACGAGCAGGAGTCTCCGCTGCGCCTGGCAAGGCTTCCCTGGCGGGAGGTGACCGAGCTGGTCATGACCCACGGCGGCCGTGTGGCGTTGAGCCGCGATCATGCTCAGAGCTGGACGACGATTCCCGGGCCCTGGTCCGCCGGTGAGATTACCGGGGTGGGGTTTGATCGCGAGGAGATGCTGCTCGTCACCGATCTTCCGCACGCCAGCGAGCTCATCCGGGTGAGGCGGCCTGATGAGGCCGGTGCCACAGTGGTACGCCATCCGCTGGTCTGGCCGCCGCAGGCTTCGCTTCGGGCCGATCGCCCGGTCGATATGCATGTCCGGCAGCGGCGTCTGGTGCTCAACGAAAGTGGGCGCGTCTATGTCGGAGAGGTTCCCCGGCGCCGCACCAATCTGCCCGAGAGCATGGGGGTCTTGGTCACCGTCACGTTGGTGATCTTGCTGACCTCGTTGAGCTTTGCGTTCTTAAAGACCCGGCGCTACCGCTGA